A single region of the Epinephelus fuscoguttatus linkage group LG14, E.fuscoguttatus.final_Chr_v1 genome encodes:
- the LOC125901354 gene encoding uncharacterized protein LOC125901354, with protein MAEVRLRFGRGAANFAHKICNRQLLESENKLSKGAIRASTLSAGFLLGGVNNRDVYGAEKAADRVTVGASRDSYTRVTPLFGNVSDAFENQNVAGYYYYSGLNKDDSVSSKSQVQNVEAIFPRYRTNGKFRRVFSSFRSVRRQQSLALCWGHGQFVRAYSGNGTRSEPLYKTRTGYYEILEVTSTATQAQIKTAYYKQSFIYHPDRNAGSEDATVRFSEISEAYTVLGNKALRKKYDRGLLSQSDLITTARPSAKDTGSPARQHTESRRSVMGTDSRGGIFDFDKFVKAHYSEQLQKQRDITARKEEMLRKKQERFEDREAGGMTEVGVALLLAMAFGILFSLKRG; from the coding sequence ATGGCGGAGGTCAGGCTACGTTTTGGAAGGGGAGCAGCCAACTTTGCGCACAAAATATGTAACCGGCAACTCCTGGAAAGTGAAAATAAGCTGAGTAAAGGTGCAATACGAGCTTCAACTCTGTCGGCAGGCTTCCTGTTGGGTGGTGTCAACAACAGAGATGTGTACGGAGCCGAAAAAGCAGCGGACAGGGTGACCGTTGGAGCTTCACGGGACAGTTACACAAGGGTAACACCACTGTTTGGTAATGTCAGCGATGCTTTTGAAAACCAAAATGTCGCTGGATATTACTATTATTCCGGACTCAACAAAGATGATTCCGTTTCTAGTAAGTCACAAGTACAAAATGTAGAAGCTATTTTCCCTCGGTACCGGACTAATGGGAAGTTTCGGAGGGTTTTCTCCAGTTTCCGGTCCGTTCGTCGACAGCAGAGCCTCGCTTTGTGTTGGGGACATGGGCAGTTTGTCAGAGCCTACAGCGGCAACGGGACCCGATCTGAACCTCTGTACAAAACCAGAACAGGCTACTATGAAATCCTGGAGGTGACTTCTACCGCCACTCAAGCCCAGATTAAAACCGCCTACTACAAGCAGTCCTTCATCTACCACCCGGACAGAAACGCCGGCAGTGAGGACGCCACTGTCCGCTTCTCTGAGATCAGCGAGGCCTACACCGTGCTGGGCAACAAGGCGCTGAGGAAGAAATACGACCGAGGTCTGCTGAGTCAGTCAGACCTCATCACAACAGCCAGACCCTCCGCCAAAGACACAGGGAGCCCCGCGAGACAGCACACCGAGAGCCGGCGGTCTGTGATGGGCACCGACAGCCGAGGAGGCATCTTTGATTTCGACAAGTTCGTCAAAGCCCACTACAGCGAGCAGCtgcagaaacagagagacatcACAGCCCGCAAAGAGGAGATGCTGAGGAAGAAGCAGGAGAGGTTTGAGGACCGGGAGGCCGGGGGGATGACGGAAGTGGGAGTTGCTCTGCTGCTGGCGATGGCCTTTGGGATACTGTTCAGCTTAAAGCGCGGGTGA
- the itgb1bp1 gene encoding integrin beta-1-binding protein 1 yields MFRKVKKRHSSSSSQSSEISTKSKSVDSSLGGLSRSSTVASLDTDSTKSSGNSTSETCAEFRVKYVGAIEKLQFDMSKTLQEPLDLINYIDAAQQDGKLPFVPGDEEMILGVSKYGVKVASLDQCDVLHRHPLYLIVRMLCYDDGLGAGKNLLALKTTDAKQEECSIWVYQCSSSEQAQSICKVLSASFDCALTSDKS; encoded by the exons ATGTTCCGGAAAGTCAAAAAgcgccacagcagcagcagctcacaaAGCAGTGAGATCAGCACCAAAAGCAAA TCTGTGGACTCCAGTTTGGGAGGCCTCTCCAGATCCAGCACTGTCGCCAGCCTCGACACAGACTCCACCAAGAGCTCAG GTAACAGCACGTCTGAAACATGCGCTGAGTTTCGAGTGAAATATGTTGGAGCCATTGAGAAGTTACAGTTTGACATGAGCAAGACCCTCCAGGAGCCTCTGGACCTCATCAACTATATAGATGCTGCTCAG CAAGATGGAAAGCTGCCCTTCGTGCCCGGAGACGAGGAGATGATCCTGGGAGTGTCAAAGTACGGAGTCAAAGTGGCCTCACTGGACCAGTGT GACGTGCTGCACCGACACCCTCTGTACCTGATAGTGCGCATGCTGTGTTACGATGACGGCCTGGGCGCAGGGAAGAACCTCCTGGCTCTCAAAACCACCGATGCAAAGCAAGAGGAGTGCAGCATCTGGGTGTACCAGTGCAGCAGCTCG GAGCAGGCTCAGTCCATCTGCAAGGTGCTGTCGGCTTCCTTTGACTGCGCTCTGACATCAGACAAGTCCTGA
- the LOC125901300 gene encoding cleavage and polyadenylation specificity factor subunit 3, whose product MATKRKVEVIVPAEESDQLLIRPLGAGQEVGRSCIILEFKGRKIMLDCGIHPGLEGMDALPYIDLIDPAEIDLLLISHFHLDHCGALPWFLQKTSFKGRTFMTHATKAIYRWLLSDYVKVSNISADDMLYTETDLEESMDKIETINFHEVKEVAGIKFWCYHAGHVLGAAMFMIEIAGVKLLYTGDFSRQEDRHLMAAEIPSVKPDILIIESTYGTHIHEKREEREARFCNTVHDIVNREGRCLIPVFALGRAQELLLILDEYWQNHPELHDIPIYYASSLAKKCMAVYQTYVNAMNDKIRKAININNPFVFKHISNLKSMDHFDDIGPSVVMASPGMMQSGLSRELFESWCTDKRNGVIIAGYCVEGTLAKHIMSEPEEITTMSGQKLQLKMSVDYISFSAHTDYQQTSEFIRALKPPHVILVHGEQNEMARLKAALIREYEDNDQVHIEVHNPRNTEAVTLNFRGEKLAKVMGSLADKKCAQGQRVSGILVKKNFNYHILNPSDLSTYTELAMSTVKQTQAIPFTGPYSLLVCHLRNLTGDVEELDGTEKNTLRIFKNITLIHEVGMVLLEWLANPLNDMYADAVTTVVLEVQSNPKAQKAMETQSVIMDMDVFQTRLAVMLQDMFGEECVDFSDGKSISVTVDGKTVLICLQTRSVCYEDECTEDDSLREMVELAVQRLYDALNPVI is encoded by the exons ATGGCGACAAAACGCAAAGTAGAGGTGATTGTCCCCGCAGAGGAGAGTGACCAGCTGCTTATCCGTCCACT GGGTGCTGGTCAGGAGGTTGGGAGGTCATGCATTATCCTGGAGTTCAAAGGAAGGAAAATTATG CTGGACTGTGGTATCCACCCTGGTTTGGAGGGAATGGATGCTCTCCCCTACATAGACTTGATCGACCCAGCTGAGATAGACCTGCTGCTCATCAGCCA TTTCCACTTGGATCACTGTGGAGCTCTGCCCTGGTTCCTCCAGAAGACCAGCTTTAAAGGCAGGACCTTCATGACCCACGCCACCAAGGCCATCTACCGCTGGCTACTGTCAGACTACGTCAAAGTCAG CAACATTTCTGCAGATGACATGCTGTACACTGAGACTGATCTGGAGGAGAGCATGGATAAGATTGAGACCATCAACTTCCACGAGGTGAAGGAGGTGGCTGGAATCAAGTTCTGGTGCTATCACGCTGGTCATGTGCTGGGAGCTGCCATGTTCATGATCGAAATAGCTGGAGTCAAG CTGCTGTACACGGGAGACTTCTCCCGACAGGAAGACAGACATCTGATGGCAGCTGAGATCCCAAGTGTCAAACCTGACATCTTAATCATA GAGTCGACCTACGGCACCCACATCCATGAGAAGAGGGAGGAGCGCGAAGCTCGGTTCTGCAACACAGTCCATGACATTGTTAACAGAGAGGGTCGCTGTTTAATCCCTGTGTTTGCCCTGGGGCGCGCCCAGGAACTGCTGCTCATCCTGG ACGAGTACTGGCAGAACCACCCAGAGCTCCATGACATCCCCATCTACTACGCTTCATCCCTGGCCAAGAAGTGCATGGCTGTGTACCAGACCTACGTCAACGCAATGAACGACAAGATCCGCAAGGCGATCAACATCAACAACCCTTTTGTCTTCAAACACATCAGCAACCTCAAG AGCATGGATCACTTTGATGACATCGGTCCCAGTGTGGTGATGGCGTCTCCAGGTATGATGCAGAGCGGGCTGTCCAGAGAGCTCTTCGAGAGCTGGTGCACCGATAAGAGGAACGGAGTCATCATCGCTGGATACTGTGTGGAGGGCACACTAGCCAAG cacaTCATGTCTGAGCCGGAGGAGATCACCACCATGTCAGGGCAGAAGCTGCAGCTGAAGATGTCAGTGGACTACATCTCTTTCTCTGCCCACACTGACTACCAGCAGACCAGCGAGTTCATCAGAGCCCTCAAACCGCCTCATGTG ATCCTGGTTCACGGGGAGCAGAATGAGATGGCGCGTCTGAAGGCTGCGCTGATCAGGGAGTACGAGGATAACGACCAGGTTCACATCGAAGTCCACAACCCTCGCAACACAGAGGCTGTCACCCTCAACTTCAGGGGAGAGAAACTGGCCAAG GTGATGGGCTCTCTGGCTGATAAGAAGTGTGCGCAGGGCCAGAGGGTGTCAGGCATACTGGTGAAAAAGAACTTCAACTACCACATCCTTAATCCCTCCGACCTTTCTA cATACACAGAGCTGGCTATGAGCACAGTGAAACAGACCCAGGCCATCCCCTTCACTGGACCTTACTCACTGCTTGTCTGCCATCTGAGGAACCTCACCG GTGACGTGGAGGAGCTTGACGGAACCGagaagaacaccttgaggatttttaaaaacatcactcTGATCCACGAGGTTGGCATGGTGCTGCTGGAG TGGCTAGCAAACCCTCTCAATGACATGTACGCCGACGCCGTCACCACTGTAGTGCTCGAGGTCCAGTCAAACCCAAAAGCGCAGAAAG CCATGGAGACCCAGAGTGTCATCATGGACATGGACGTCTTCCAAACCCGACTGGCAGTCATGTTACA GGACATGTTTGGGGAGGAATGTGTGGATTTCAGTGATGGTAAAAGCATCTCTGTGACCGTAGATGGAAAGACAGTTCTCATCTGCTTGCAAACAAGA TCGGTGTGCTACGAGGATGAATGCACAGAAGACGACTCTCTGAGGGAGATGGTGGAGCTGGCAGTGCAGCGGCTCTACGACGCCCTCAACCCAGTTATCTGA